From a region of the Bacillus sp. 2205SS5-2 genome:
- the hmpA gene encoding NO-inducible flavohemoprotein — translation MTQLQSRTIDIIKSTVPVLEIHGEAITKHFYKIMFKDHPELLNIFNHAHQKQGRQPKALAASVYAAAKYIDNLEAIIPVVKQIAHKHRSLNVKPEHYPIVGKYLLIAIKDVLGDAATDEIMEAWEVAYGLIADVFISVEKDMYEEAENQVGGWKEFKSFIVSKKEKESDVITSFYLKPKDGDKLASFQPGQYISVRVTIPNSEFTHIRQYSLSDSPTKDYYRISVKKEEEINEKPAGMVSNFLHSSINEGDELEITAPAGDFVLLDNVNQPVVLLSGGVGLTPMVSMLNHLIEKKFEKDIFFIHATRNSEFHGMKDELSNIQEQNSNVNYFVCYDSPTEKDKLAKKYDKAGYIEKEWLRRILPTEEAQYYFCGPAVFMKKLYKDLLDLGVNPSNIHYEFFGPAMDIEE, via the coding sequence ATGACACAATTACAATCAAGAACGATTGATATTATTAAATCTACAGTTCCGGTTTTAGAAATACATGGAGAAGCAATCACAAAACACTTCTACAAAATAATGTTTAAAGATCATCCTGAATTACTAAATATTTTTAATCATGCCCATCAAAAACAAGGAAGACAGCCAAAAGCCTTAGCGGCATCAGTCTACGCAGCAGCGAAATACATCGATAATTTAGAAGCCATCATTCCTGTTGTTAAGCAAATTGCTCATAAACATAGAAGTCTAAATGTAAAGCCAGAGCATTATCCGATTGTAGGTAAATACCTTTTAATAGCGATCAAAGATGTCTTAGGGGATGCAGCAACTGATGAAATAATGGAAGCTTGGGAAGTGGCATATGGTCTGATTGCAGATGTTTTCATTAGTGTTGAAAAAGATATGTATGAAGAAGCAGAAAATCAAGTCGGTGGATGGAAAGAGTTTAAATCATTTATTGTTTCAAAGAAAGAAAAAGAAAGTGATGTTATCACTTCTTTTTATTTAAAACCTAAAGATGGTGACAAGTTAGCTAGTTTTCAACCTGGTCAATACATTAGTGTCAGAGTCACTATCCCTAACAGTGAATTTACACATATTCGTCAGTATAGCTTATCCGATTCGCCAACAAAGGATTATTACCGGATTTCTGTAAAAAAAGAAGAAGAGATAAATGAAAAACCTGCAGGAATGGTTTCAAATTTTCTTCATAGTTCAATTAATGAAGGAGATGAGCTAGAAATTACGGCACCTGCTGGAGATTTCGTTTTATTAGACAACGTAAACCAACCAGTGGTTCTCCTCAGCGGTGGTGTTGGATTAACGCCGATGGTTAGTATGCTGAATCATTTAATTGAGAAGAAGTTTGAAAAAGATATCTTTTTTATTCATGCAACTCGGAATAGCGAATTTCATGGAATGAAAGATGAACTGAGTAATATACAAGAACAAAATTCTAATGTAAACTATTTTGTTTGTTACGATTCACCAACTGAGAAGGATAAACTAGCAAAAAAATATGATAAAGCTGGGTACATTGAAAAAGAGTGGTTACGAAGAATTCTTCCGACTGAAGAAGCTCAATATTACTTCTGTGGACCAGCAGTCTTTATGAAAAAATTATATAAAGATCTGCTAGATTTGGGTGTGAATCCAAGCAATATTCACTACGAGTTTTTTGGACCAGCAATGGATATCGAAGAATAA